DNA from Tripterygium wilfordii isolate XIE 37 chromosome 4, ASM1340144v1, whole genome shotgun sequence:
CAACACATGAATGGAAGAATCATTTTGAAGACTAAGCATGCTCCCAACGGCTATCTTATGGAAGGTCATAATTTaatgatatatttgtttcaatGATTCAGATTAGCATGTGAAATTGAAGGCTGAGATTGAAGATTAAGACTAATCCAATGGCTGAGCTAGTAAGAGAAAAGTGCATCAAAAAGggattccttttcttctccggtTGGTAGAAGCAATCATtaaggtgaaattttttttcttcaatcaaaAGGTGTGAAATCCATTTTTAATCGAGAGTGGTCATCATAAAATCTTTAAGCCTCTACTCAAGAGGTAGTGCTGAATTTAGCTATAGATTTGATCATTCATTCTTCAAGCCTTCTTACTTGAAAATCTACTAAAAAAAAGTTTGAGAGCGCCATTTTTCACCTAAATCCTTACCAGTGAGCATTCATTGTTGAAAAATCCTTAAGAGTTCTCTTATTGTGTGATTCTAAACACTTTCTTAAGAGAACCTAGAGCTTAACCACTTATCCTTTCCGTGTGaaagtttttgggttttcttaaAACCTTAGTGTGGAAGTTTGGGAATTAGCTTGAAATTCCTAGGTTGGGGGTAACCTTGAAGCCCTTGTGTAAGCTTTTGTGGTGAGCTTGTGAAAGCCACATCTTTAGTGgaagttggaaaatcctaggttggtgaacctaggtagtagacgtaggagaaggatctccgaactactataaattgttgtgtcgactttcttgattgtcttgcttgcttgttgattgattaagtgtttaattgctttctgaactatttttggtcattgcaagaccttacattaaaactgattttctgtcCTTGTGTGGTGATAATTTGTTTAAGGTTGTAAATTGCAGTAGTTAAGGTTTCTCTAAACCATTaggttaagtgttttgattgtagaATTTTCTGGATCACAAATCTGTCCGTACATTGTTCACATAGCtagactttgaattttaatctgaatttttgatatagtatttatcaaggtgttgtgatatttcacataaaatttcgttgcatttcgacatcgtTTGATAAGTGAAATCTGTGTTGCAAAATCTGTGCGCAAggtgttatttaaaaaaaaaaaaataaaaaaaaaaaaatctggtttttggaattcttgattatttgatattcaatCATTCAAAATATTGCATCACAttgtgcattggattgaatcttGATTAGGATAATTATTATAGTCCAAATTGTGTGCTATTTGTTAAATTGAgattaatttgattgaatttttaaaGGGGATTCCTaacttggaatttggggacacaattcaccccccctcttgtgtatgCCTAGGTCCATCACAAACTCCTCAAGAGTTTGCAACCAGCTGCTCTTCCTCATCCACAACTTGATCATCTGCCTGCCCTTCCTCGATCTCTTTCTGTTTCTCATGCCACCCACTCATCTGCCTTCTAAAATCCCTCCGAGCCTCTCGCTTAGCAAGTTTAAGATCTTTGAATCCCTGTTCAAATTTGGCTTCATCTTCAGGTGAAAAGAACACAACCTCCATCTTCCCAAGCTCTTCATACCGCTTCTCAATCCTCGCCTTCCACTCCAGGCCCATTTCTGTGTCCATCTTGTGGTAGGGAGTCTTCAGCAAGTACTCATCAATCCCACCAGCTTTGTCTATGCAACGAAGTGCGTGAGTAGTGACTTTGACTCGGATGTGACGGTCCATGATgtaactaaagagtcttttctCCTGGACATTTGGCTTCCAAATCCTTCTTGACCTACAGTACCCAAAACATTCAAGTTCACCCTAATAATTTATTCTCACTCATTTATCCGACCATGAAAGGTACCAGAACCTTGTAACATGAAAGCAATGAAGAAATAGAATCTTTTCGAGTATATACTTTCTATATATTCTGTAAACAATCATCATCAGGCAATATaacaaaacatttttgaagaagCCTACTAACTAGAAAACTATGAATAACATCAACAATTTTTAAAGCACACCAAGCCACATCGAAAGATTAAGCCAGCTTCCTCTAATGAAAAACTAATTCAGAAACAGGAACAGTTATGACTTATGTACAATTCTAAGATCAATTCTGGCTCGTGCAATTGATTACTAATTGTCAATGAAAAGGGAACTGAGGGTGAGATTGTACCTAAACCACACAAAAGAGGTCCTGCTAAAGATAAGGGTGATGAACAACCTTTTGGTATGAAGGACActcctattttttttatttttttttggtatgaagGACACTCCtatttttttggtaagcagTGCATGCACGTATGGGAGCAGCAATGTGAGTGATTTAATTCCTCAACAAGATGGACAATTTATGGATAAAAAAGAGCTAAATTCGATGCATGCAGAAGCTGTTAGACATGGTGCTTGTCACTAGGACAATGAACTCATCATGTTAGGGGTTGGTAGAATTTCAAATGAGCGTGGAGTGCATGGCTGGATGATATATGGGGCTTATCAGCATGGTTCAGCTACATTAGTCAGTGTAGGGATCAAGAGTTATGCTGCTGACCATGATGTTGGCATGAAGTGCGTGGAAGTATGGTAGGAGGTGAAGGAGATGTAGAGTGGTTATGCAGACCATGATGTTGGAGCTTGTAGCTCTAGACACTCTCCTAGTGACACAAACAAAATGTATGTTGATTTAAATCAGGGACAACAGAGAATTATAAAACATATTTCCAGCGCGTACACGTTAGACAATGATAAAGGATTGGGTAACCCAGGGAAAAACAACTCAGATGAGAGATTTTCATTTCCAGCATCCCTCAAACTTAAGGAAGCCTGCATGCAATCTCCAGAGATCTTTGTGGTCAAACAACTTTAATGATATTGCACATAAGGACACTAATCATGCTCTGAATGCTTTAATGGGAAAGATGGCAAATACTAATCTATCATCGATCATGGGAGTACTGGTTCTCATACGCCAATATGTTCAGTACTGGTTCTATCATGCACCAAAGGGTACCTTAGGCCTTCTGGGCGCATCTTATCGGAACTGCAGAATAAGGAGTCCGGCAGAAATTGAATCTAAAGTCCCTTATTTCTACAGTATGAGGCACAATTTTAGATTTTAGAAAGCAATACCCAAAAAATCTGATGATGTATCGTCATATAATTATAGAAGCTTATTATTAGTTGGAACATAAATTGGAAGCAATCTTCAAACATATTcacaaatcacacaaaaatccCAGGGAAAGTGAGTAGGTGGAGTTAAAACAGAGAGGGATAGAGACTCACTTGTTGCCGCCGTCTTCGCTGATGCGATTTCCGAACTGGATGTGGCGGCCGGCGAAGAGGCCGCGTTTGGCGCGGCCCATGACAACCTTGGTGTCGGGTATGCATTTCTTGAGCTGGTCTTTCAGTCCTGGAGCCACGTTTTGGTCTCCTACTTTCTTGAgtatcttcttcatcatctcgTTCCCTCTGAACGCCATTTCCGTTTTTATGTTGTCTTTCGCTTTCTCACTCTCAGAATCACCAGACCCTAAATTAAATATCCCTAACGTTGAGGATCTGTTGCTGGATTTGGGAAGGAGGGGTTTTTTTGGGGggttttgtgtttctttttctgcTGTTACTGCCACTATGGTAATTTCACACCGCTTGTGTACACCCACGTCCACGTGTGTTAAACAAAAGATAATTGATTTTGTATATGAAGGTTACGTTTCttttatgaaattatttacACGAATTCCACTCGAAGTCGGCTACGAATAACAAAGTTTTAGAATACATCTTCATCTTGCAGATGTAATTACCACATCTCAATCCAGTTGCTCTGGGACTGGGTTAAGCTAATACCTTACTAAGGAGTCCTGCGTATGTCAAATGTGGcttctctttatttctttctttttctctttaaaaaaaaaaaaaaatttgttattctCGTCTAGGTTGTCTTCTACATGCAGAAACTACTTGTCTTGGGAGATGTGATGCAGGTTTAATAAGAAGCTTAAATAATTGTTCCACTCCGAAAACACCAACAGCTCTCCCGCTGTGACTAGCACTGCCACAAGAGTTGCCATGCTTTATGACCACCACCATTTCGTACCTCTTTTCCAGAATCAGATCAACCACACGGCCAATTGATGTTGTGGGTGTAACACAAGCAAGTGGGCTTCTCATCATTGTAATAAGCGGGGCATTCAACTGCACAAAATTATGTCAAATTCTATTAGCACCCAACTGAAAAAAGCATGCATACCCATATGATGTTCATTCCAGTCTGACTGGCCATATTACaatcctctttttctttttctttttttttttacttgagcAAACACTGATAGAGCTTAGTCATAACTAAGAGAGGTGATGTCAAGGTACCTCACTGCAATCTTCCCGATGCAATAGTCCAACGCAGCGGCCCCAGTCATCTATAATAGGCACAACTGAATCCCTATAGAAGCGCATAACTACCTTTTTCAAATCCAGGGTACCCAGCAGTGGTCGAGATGCTTCAAATGGCAACATGATGCCCTCAATTGGATCATAAGG
Protein-coding regions in this window:
- the LOC119996364 gene encoding 54S ribosomal protein L24, mitochondrial-like, giving the protein MAFRGNEMMKKILKKVGDQNVAPGLKDQLKKCIPDTKVVMGRAKRGLFAGRHIQFGNRISEDGGNKSRRIWKPNVQEKRLFSYIMDRHIRVKVTTHALRCIDKAGGIDEYLLKTPYHKMDTEMGLEWKARIEKRYEELGKMEVVFFSPEDEAKFEQGFKDLKLAKREARRDFRRQMSGWHEKQKEIEEGQADDQVVDEEEQLVANS